A single genomic interval of Carassius gibelio isolate Cgi1373 ecotype wild population from Czech Republic chromosome A22, carGib1.2-hapl.c, whole genome shotgun sequence harbors:
- the LOC127942855 gene encoding mitochondrial potassium channel, with product MRFRAKTVFPSGSMCLYRHQVSGPVQWNLHRTYCTQQQGPKDEQNKITSVKERTASVLTYAGELGRQWGRNAVKTATVSVNYWWERYEEFVGLNEVRDAQSNVTEAEKAFMVARGIVREAHASLEALQVRLKEVRDRLDRVSREEAHYLELATLEHKLLQEERRLRTAYENAEEGEREKFALFSAAVRGSHEKERTRAERTKNWSVIGSVLGAVIGVMGSTYINRVRLQELKSLLLEAQKGPVSLQEAIKDQASMHKTQQDELRILIDSLRMALKGSGKDVKTVKPAFVSPAAAVVPTSASSASEEAIREILQHSQRSQGLIESLKPHLEQLEENVGKVETELQAVKKTLQYRPTEKPVIQTQDAQLFVCDTETVVQGLGQTEKRLEAQINKTSLYNTVLTCAAFAVTVPVLYILLRGT from the exons ATGAGGTTCAGAGCGAAAACTGTATTTCCAAGCGGCTCCATGTGTCTCTATCGACACCAGGTGTCCGGTCCGGTCCAATGGAACCTCCACAGAACCTATTGCACCCAGCAGCAAGGTCCCAAAGATGAGCAGAATAAAATTACATCTGTTAAGGAGCGCACAGCGTCTGTGTTAACATATGCAGGAGAGCTGGGAAGGCAGTGGGGACGAAATGCGGTGAAAACCGCAACAGTGAGCGTCAACTACTGGTGGGAGAGATATGAGGAGTTTGTCGGGCTTAATGAAGTCCGAGATGCTCAGTCCAATGTCACAGAG GCCGAAAAGGCCTTCATGGTCGCCAGAGGAATCGTCAGAGAAGCTCACGCCAGCCTGGAGGCTCTCCAAGTTCGGCTGAAGGAAGTGAGGGACCGTTTGGACCGCGTGTCACGTGAAGAAGCACATTATTTAGAGTTAGCCACACTGGAACATAAGTTACTGCAG GAAGAACGGCGTCTCAGAACGGCCTATGAGAATGCAGAAGAAGGCGAGCGAGAGAAGTTTGCGCTTTTCTCTGCTGCTGTGCGAGGCAGTCACGAGAAAGAGCGGACCAGGGCTGAACGGACCAAAAACTGGTCTGTTATTGGTTCAGTGTTGGGCGCTGTCATTGGCGTGATGGGTTCGACTTATATAAACCGGGTGCGTTTGCAGGAACTCAAGAGTTTGTTGCTGGAGGCCCAGAAGGGACCGGTGAGTCTTCAGGAAGCCATCAAGGACCAGGCCAGCATGCACAAAACACAACAAGACGAACTCCGCATCCTCATCGACTCACTCAGGATGGCTTTGAAAGGCAGCGGAAAAGATGTGAAAACAGTCAAACCAGCATTTGTCTCGCCAGCAGCTGCCGTCGTCCCAACTTCTGCATCCAGTGCTTCAGAAGAAGCGATCCGAGAGATTCTCCAGCACAGCCAAAGATCCCAAGGGCTCATTGAAAGCCTTAAACCACATCTGGAACAGCTGGAGGAGAATGTCGGGAAGGTCGAGACGGAGTTGCAGGCAGTCAAGAAGACCCTTCAGTACCGTCCCACGGAGAAGCCAGTAATTCAAACCCAAGATGCGCAGCTTTTTGTATGCGATACAGAGACAGTCGTTCAAGGCCTTGGTCAAACGGAGAAAAGACTGGAGGCGCAGATCAACAAAACAAGTCTATACAATACAGTCCTGACCTGTGCTGCGTTTGCTGTGACTGTGCCAGTTCTGTATATATTGTTAAGAGGAACATGA
- the LOC127942879 gene encoding deoxyribonuclease gamma-like, giving the protein MKVAAFNIQKFGKSKLSDPFVLKTLIKIVSRYDIIVILEVVDSSGDSVDNFLEELNKFNKTHHYTLEISTRLGRGNYKEQFMFLYRDDLVDLVGSYQYQDDQPGDEDAFAREPYVLRFKCHKTVLEDLVLMPVHTKPEDSVKELDELYDVFQNVKTKWKTDNIMILGDFNADGSYVSGKEMKTIRIRSDEDFHWLITDDVDTTASNKNDNTYDRIVIYGEDMLNAVIPNSAKPFNFQKAYKLKEEDALKVSDHYPVEVELKKNRKQLKRQR; this is encoded by the exons ATGAAGGTCGCCGCTTTCAACATCCAGAAATTTGGGAAATCTAAACTCTCAGATCCGTTTGTGCTGAAAACCCTGATCAAG ATTGTGTCTCGCTATGACATCATTGTTATTCTAGAAGTGGTGGATTCTAGCGGAGATTCAGTGGATAATTTTCTCGAAGAGCTGAATAA GTTCAACAAGACGCATCATTACACATTGGAGATCAGCACACGCCTGGGAAGAGGAAACTACAAGGAACAGTTTATGTTCCTTTACAG GGATGACCTGGTGGATTTGGTTGGGTCTTACCAATACCAAGACGATCAGCCTGGAGATGAAGATGCTTTTGCTAGAGAACCATATGTTCTCAGATTCAAATGTCATAAAACAG TGTTGGAAGATTTGGTGCTGATGCCCGTCCACACCAAGCCTGAAGATTCAGTGAAGGAACTTGACGAACTGTATGACGTGTTTCAGAATGTCAAGACGAAATGGAAGACTGAT AACATCATGATTTTGGGGGACTTCAATGCAGACGGCAGTTACGTGTCTGGTAAGGAAATGAAAACGATCCGCATCAGAAGTGACGAGGACTTCCACTGGCTGATCACGGATGATGTGGACACCACAGCCAGCAACAAAAACGACAACACTTACGACCG GATCGTGATATATGGAGAGGATATGCTGAATGCTGTCATTCCAAATTCGGCAAAACCTTTTAACTTCCAGAAGGCCTACAAACTGAAAGAGGAGGAT GCGCTGAAAGTGAGTGACCACTATCCAGTAGAAGTGGAACTGAAGAAAAACCGAAAACAGCTTAAACGTCAAC gtTGA
- the LOC127942843 gene encoding DNA replication licensing factor mcm2, giving the protein MADSSESFHMATSPSRGSRRGDLTSSPGRDLPPFEDESEGLLGDTLPDEEDGDGEELIGDGMERDYRVIPELDRYEEEGLDEDEDLSELSPGARAEAEAAMRRRDREQGLGMGRIGRGLLYDSEDEDDKRPTKRQRVLAERAAEGVAIDGEDEEMIESIENLEDMKGHTVREWVSMAAPRLEIYHRFKNFLRTHVDEHGHNVFKERISDMCKENKESLLVNYEELASREHVLAYFLPEAPAEMLKIFDEAAKEVVLAMYPKYDRIAHEIHVRIGNLPLVEELRSLRQLHLNQLIRTSGVVTSCTGVLPQLGMVKYNCNKCNFILGPFFQSQNQEVKPGSCPECQSLGPFDINMEQTVYQNYQRITIQESPGKVAAGRLPRSKDAILLADLVDTCKPGDEIELTGIYHNNYDGSLNMANGFPVFATVILANHIARKDEGVAVAELTDEDIKAIMALSKDERIGERIFASIGPSIYGHEDIKRGLALALFGGEAKNPGGKHKVRGDINVLLCGDPGTAKSQFLKYVEKVASRAVFTTGQGASAVGLTAYVQRHPVSREWTLEAGALVLADRGVCLIDEFDKMNDQDRTSIHEAMEQQSISISKAGIVTSLQARCTVIAAANPIGGRYDPSLTFSENVDLTEPIISRFDILCIVRDTIDPVQDEMLARFVVGSHIKHHPSNKEGGVASLEEVVLPNTFDVPPIPQELLRKYIMYAKERVRPKLNQMDQDKVARIYSDLRRESMATGSIPITVRHIESMIRMAEAHARMHLRDYVLEDDVNMAIRVMLESFIDTQKFSVMRSMRKTFARYLAFRRDNNELLLFILKQLVSEQVAYQRNRYGAQQDNIEIPEKDLVDKARQINIHNLSSFYDSDLFRSNKFSHDAKKKLIAQQF; this is encoded by the exons ATGGCG GATTCATCAGAGTCGTTTCACATGGCCACCAGCCCCAGTCGTGGCTCGCGGCGGGGTGACCTGACCTCCAGCCCCGGCCGAGATCTGCCCCCGTTTGAGGACGAGTCCGAGGGGCTTCTGGGAGACACACTTCCTGATGAGGAGGACGGAGACGGAGAGGAGCTGATCGGAGATGGGATGGAGAG aGACTACCGTGTTATCCCAGAACTGGATCGCTACGAAGAGGAGGGTCTGGATGAGGATGAAGATCTCAGTGAACTTTCCCCCGGCGCTCGGGCGGAAGCTGAAGCGGCCATGAGACGGCGCGACAGAGAACAGGGACTTGGTATGGGCCGCATTGGACGTGGACTTCTGTACG ACAGTGAAGACGAAGATGACAAACGACCAACGAAGAGGCAGCGTGTTCTCGCAGAGAGGGCAGCTGAAGGCGTCGCAATCGATGGCGAGGATGAAGAGATGATTGAAAGCATTGAGAACCTTGAGGACATGAAGGGCCACACGGTCAGGGAGTGGGTTTCAATGGCCGCCCCGCGACTGGAGATCTACCACCGCTTCAAGAACTTCCTGCGCACTCACGTGGACGAGCACGGACACAACGTCTTCAAAGAGCGCATCAGCGATATGTGCAAAG AAAATAAGGAGAGTTTATTGGTGAACTATGAAGAGCTTGCATCTAGAGAGCATGTGTTGGCGTATTTTCTGCCGGAGGCTCCTGCCGAGATGCTGAAGATCTTCGACGAAGCTGCCAAAGAGGTGGTGCTTGCAATGTACCCCAAATACGACAGAATCGCGCATGAAATCCACGTCCGCATCGGCAACCTGCCATTGGTCGAAGAACTTCGATCTCTCCG acaactccacctgaaccagttgATCCGCACTAGTGGTGTGGTAACTAGCTGCACTGGAGTTCTGCCGCAGCTCGGTATGGTGAAATATAACTGTAACAAGTGTAACTTCATCTTGGGACCCTTCTTCCAGTCCCAGAACCAGGAGGTGAAGCCTGGCTCCTGTCCCGAGTGTCAGTCACTCGGTCCGTTTGACATCAACATGGAGCAG ACCGTGTACCAGAACTACCAGCGTATCACCATTCAGGAGAGCCCTGGCAAAGTCGCGGCGGGCCGCCTGCCTCGCTCTAAAGACGCCATCCTGTTGGCCGACTTGGTGGACACCTGCAAACCCGGAGACGAGATT GAGCTCACAGGAATCTACCACAACAACTACGACGGCTCTCTCAACATGGCTAACGGCTTCCCTGTCTTCGCTACTGTAATCCTGGCCAATCACATTGCCCGTAAGGATGAGGGCGTGGCCGTGGCGGAGCTCACTGATGAAGACATCAAAGCCATCATGGCGCTGTCCAAAGACGAGCGCATCGGAGAACGG ATTTTCGCAAGTATTGGTCCTTCCATTTATGGGCATGAGGACATCAAACGTGGTTTGGCCCTTGCTCTGTTTGGCGGCGAAGCCAAGAATCCAG GTGGGAAGCACAAAGTGCGTGGTGATATTAACGTTCTCCTTTGTGGAGATCCAGGCACAGCCAAGTCCCAGTTCCTAAAGTACGTCGAGAAGGTTGCGAGTCGCGCGGTCTTCACTACAGGTCAGGGTGCTTCCGCCGTGGGTCTGACGGCTTACGTGCAACGTCATCCTGTGAGTCGAGAGTGGACGCTGGAGGCGGGAGCATTAGTGCTGGCGGACCGAGGTGTCTGTCTCATTGATGAGTTTGACAAG atgaacgATCAGGACAGGACCAGCATCCATGAGGCCATGGAGCAGCAAAGCATCTCCATTTCTAAAGCAGGGATCGTCACATCGCTGCAGGCTCGCTGCACGGTCATCGCTGCCGCCAATCCCATCG GTGGGCGTTACGACCCGTCACTCACGTTCTCGGAAAACGTGGACCTGACAGAGCCCATCATTTCTCGATTTGACATTCTGTGCATTGTAAGAGACACCATAGACCCTGTGCAG GATGAGATGCTGGCACGCTTCGTGGTGGGCAGCCACATCAAACATCACCCAAGCAACAAAGAAGGGGGCGTGGCCAGTCTAGAGGAGGTGGTGCTGCCAAACACCTTCGATGTCCCACCCATCCCTCAGGAGCTGCTCAGGAAGTACATCATGTATGCCAAAGAGCGCGTGCGACCCAAACTCAATCAGATGGACCAGGACAAGGTGGCCCGGATTTACAGTGACCTTCGAAGAGAGTCTATG GCTACAGGAAGTATCCCAATCACGGTGCGTCACATAGAGTCCATGATCCGCATGGCCGAGGCACACGCCCGCATGCATCTGCGAGACTATGTGCTGGAGGACGACGTGAACATGGCCATCCGTGTCATGCTGGAAAGCTTCATCGACACGCAGAAGTTCAGTGTAATGAGGAGCATGCGGAAG ACGTTCGCACGGTATCTAGCCTTCAGACGAGACAACAACGAGCTGTTGCTTTTCATCCTGAAGCAACTGGTTTCCGAGCAGGTCGCATATCAGCGCAACCGTTACGGAGCCCAGCAGGACAACATCGAGATCCCTGAGAAGGATCTGGTGGACAAG GCCCGACAGATCAACATCCACAACCTGTCTTCATTTTACGACAGTGACCTGTTCCGCTCTAACAAATTCTCCCATGATGCCAAGAAAAAGCTGATCGCACAGCAGTTCTAG
- the LOC127942862 gene encoding deoxyribonuclease-1 isoform X1: MDIPQNNKTVPPSGQTLTRKWKAKEYSCLTDNTGKQLESSQQTKAASVDTMKIASFNIRRLGPSKLANKNIVNYLIKIFSRYSIIILLEVVDKSGKSIDKFLQELNSTGANKKRPFTMVGSSRLGRTLYKEQFVCFYREDEAELVDTYQYEDNQVGDEDAFSREPFIIRFHCKHTVLKDLVLIPVHTKPKDSQKELDELYDVFLEVIDKWNTDNVMILGDFNADGAYVSKKKMKAIRIRTDPDFHWLIGDDVDTTVIESNDNTYDRIVVYKDDMLKAVVPKSAKPFNFQQAYKLSEEMALEISDHYPVEVSLKKSSAAKTSGKAKTKAQKRKA, from the exons ATGGACATCcctcaaaacaacaaaacagtccCTCCCTCTGGGCAAACATTAACTCGGAAGTGGAAGGCTAAAGAGTACAG CTGCCTAACGGACAACACTGGAAAACAATTGGAGTCTTCACAGCAAACAAAAGCAGCTTCG GTGGACACAATGAAGATCGCATCTTTTAACATCAGACGTTTGGGTCCAAGCAAACTGGCaaacaaaaatattgtaaattatctTATAAAG ATCTTCTCTCGGTACAGTATAATCATTCTTCTGGAGGTGGTGGACAAATCGGGCAAATCTATAGACAAATTTCTGCAGGAGCTCAACAGCACTGG AGCCAACAAGAAACGTCCTTTCACAATGGTCGGAAGCTCCAGGCTGGGACGGACTCTTTATAAGGAGCAGTTCGTCTGTTTCTACAG AGAAGATGAGGCTGAACTGGTTGACACGTACCAATACGAAGACAATCAAGTGGGTGACGAGGACGCTTTCTCTCGAGAGCCTTTCATCATTCGtttccactgtaaacacacaG TGCTGAAAGATTTGGTGCTGATCCCCGTTCACACAAAGCCTAAAGACTCACAGAAGGAACTGGACGAACTGTACGACGTCTTTCTAGAGGTCATAGATAAATGGAACACGGAT AACGTCATGATCCTTGGCGACTTCAACGCGGATGGCGCTTACGTCTCTAAGAAGAAGATGAAGGCCATCAGGATCCGCACCGATCCCGATTTCCATTGGCTGATTGGAGACGATGTGGACACCACAGTCATTGAGTCCAATGACAACACCTACGACAG gaTTGTGGTGTATAAAGACgacatgttgaaagctgttgtgccAAAGTCTGCAAAACCTTTTAACTTTCAGCAAGCCTACAAACTTTCAGAGGAAATG GCCCTGGAGATCAGTGATCATTACCCAGTGGAGGTGAGTCTGAAGAAGTCATCTGCGGCAAAGACCAGCGGCAAAGCCAAAACCAAAGCACAAAaacgcaaagcatga
- the LOC127942893 gene encoding translation machinery-associated protein 7-like has product MSGREGGKKKPLKAPKKQSKDMDDEDMAFKQKQKEEQKAMEQLKAKASGKGPLTGGGIKKSGKK; this is encoded by the exons ATGTCTGGAAGAGAAg GAGGTAAAAAGAAACCCCTCAAGGCTCCCAAAAAGCAGTCGAAGGATATGGACGAT GAGGACATGGCtttcaaacagaaacagaaagaggAGCAGAAAGCAATGGAACAGTTGAAAGCCAAGGCTTCTGGAAAAGGACCTTTAA CTGGAGGTGGAATCAAGAAGTCTGGGAAGAAATGA
- the LOC127942862 gene encoding deoxyribonuclease gamma isoform X2 codes for MKIASFNIRRLGPSKLANKNIVNYLIKIFSRYSIIILLEVVDKSGKSIDKFLQELNSTGANKKRPFTMVGSSRLGRTLYKEQFVCFYREDEAELVDTYQYEDNQVGDEDAFSREPFIIRFHCKHTVLKDLVLIPVHTKPKDSQKELDELYDVFLEVIDKWNTDNVMILGDFNADGAYVSKKKMKAIRIRTDPDFHWLIGDDVDTTVIESNDNTYDRIVVYKDDMLKAVVPKSAKPFNFQQAYKLSEEMALEISDHYPVEVSLKKSSAAKTSGKAKTKAQKRKA; via the exons ATGAAGATCGCATCTTTTAACATCAGACGTTTGGGTCCAAGCAAACTGGCaaacaaaaatattgtaaattatctTATAAAG ATCTTCTCTCGGTACAGTATAATCATTCTTCTGGAGGTGGTGGACAAATCGGGCAAATCTATAGACAAATTTCTGCAGGAGCTCAACAGCACTGG AGCCAACAAGAAACGTCCTTTCACAATGGTCGGAAGCTCCAGGCTGGGACGGACTCTTTATAAGGAGCAGTTCGTCTGTTTCTACAG AGAAGATGAGGCTGAACTGGTTGACACGTACCAATACGAAGACAATCAAGTGGGTGACGAGGACGCTTTCTCTCGAGAGCCTTTCATCATTCGtttccactgtaaacacacaG TGCTGAAAGATTTGGTGCTGATCCCCGTTCACACAAAGCCTAAAGACTCACAGAAGGAACTGGACGAACTGTACGACGTCTTTCTAGAGGTCATAGATAAATGGAACACGGAT AACGTCATGATCCTTGGCGACTTCAACGCGGATGGCGCTTACGTCTCTAAGAAGAAGATGAAGGCCATCAGGATCCGCACCGATCCCGATTTCCATTGGCTGATTGGAGACGATGTGGACACCACAGTCATTGAGTCCAATGACAACACCTACGACAG gaTTGTGGTGTATAAAGACgacatgttgaaagctgttgtgccAAAGTCTGCAAAACCTTTTAACTTTCAGCAAGCCTACAAACTTTCAGAGGAAATG GCCCTGGAGATCAGTGATCATTACCCAGTGGAGGTGAGTCTGAAGAAGTCATCTGCGGCAAAGACCAGCGGCAAAGCCAAAACCAAAGCACAAAaacgcaaagcatga